In Syntrophorhabdaceae bacterium, one DNA window encodes the following:
- a CDS encoding YfiR family protein, translating to MKDPPRRIRSIIFSLLCLSLLLAGSPGYGREQQFTEYEVKAAFVFNMAKFVEWPEKGAADAREGIDLCLLGIDQFSGVFDQINGKFVKGRRLSVRQISSIKNSKGCNIVFISGSEKERVPDIVDSLKGTGVLTMGDTSGYGQRGVMINFYMDGKKVRFEANPDSAKRSGLTISAQLLKLARIVRSD from the coding sequence ATGAAAGACCCGCCACGAAGAATCCGGTCGATCATCTTTTCGTTGCTCTGCCTTTCTCTGCTCCTCGCCGGCTCCCCCGGCTACGGAAGGGAACAACAATTTACGGAATACGAGGTAAAGGCCGCCTTTGTATTCAACATGGCAAAATTTGTGGAATGGCCCGAGAAAGGAGCAGCCGATGCCCGGGAGGGCATCGATCTTTGCCTCCTGGGCATCGATCAATTCAGCGGTGTCTTCGACCAGATCAATGGGAAATTCGTGAAGGGAAGAAGGTTGTCCGTGCGGCAGATCTCTTCAATAAAAAATTCAAAAGGCTGCAATATTGTATTCATAAGCGGTTCTGAAAAAGAAAGAGTGCCCGACATTGTGGACAGCCTGAAAGGCACGGGCGTTCTCACCATGGGAGATACGAGCGGCTATGGACAACGGGGCGTGATGATAAATTTTTATATGGACGGAAAAAAAGTGCGTTTTGAAGCCAATCCCGATTCCGCCAAACGCTCGGGCCTCACCATCAGCGCCCAGCTTTTGAAATTGGCCAGGATCGTACGGAG